One Burkholderia cepacia genomic window carries:
- a CDS encoding putative glycolipid-binding domain-containing protein yields MREVRWASLEGDGVEHLAFDRNGGGIVVESAVVGQRYGKSYGLAYRVVCDARWRATYAVLKVMGGGTLELRGDGEGHWRDGAGRALPELDGCIDIDIAATPFTNALPIGRLGLARGERRPLDVAYISTPDLKVEPVKQAYACIEPGRRYRYEGIFRNFTAEMDIDEDGLVIDYETLFRRLPAIR; encoded by the coding sequence ATGCGTGAAGTGCGATGGGCGTCGCTCGAAGGCGACGGGGTCGAACATCTGGCGTTCGACCGGAACGGCGGCGGGATCGTCGTCGAAAGCGCGGTGGTCGGCCAGCGGTACGGCAAGTCCTACGGGCTCGCGTACCGGGTGGTCTGCGACGCGCGATGGCGGGCGACCTACGCGGTGCTCAAGGTGATGGGCGGCGGCACGCTCGAACTGCGCGGCGACGGCGAAGGCCACTGGCGCGACGGTGCGGGCCGTGCGCTGCCCGAACTCGACGGCTGCATCGACATCGACATCGCGGCGACGCCGTTCACGAATGCGCTGCCGATCGGCCGCCTGGGGCTCGCGCGCGGCGAGCGGCGGCCGCTCGACGTCGCGTACATCTCGACGCCGGACCTGAAGGTCGAGCCGGTCAAGCAGGCTTACGCGTGCATCGAGCCGGGCCGGCGCTACCGCTACGAAGGCATCTTCCGGAATTTCACGGCCGAGATGGACATCGACGAAGACGGGCTCGTGATCGACTACGAGACGCTGTTCAGACGCCTGCCGGCAATCCGCTGA
- a CDS encoding urea transporter, translating to MSTAQPASPSIDLRILLRGIGQIVLQANALTGALLLAALALTDLRLACAALLGSAAASMTAVLTGAARHDVEQGLHGFNGALAALAAVTFAPQPLAAVALAPLAAIGAALVQRALRTPLARWRQCPYSSPCLAVTALWLPFVATQHAGASAAGVSLTLPAFAPALLAGVAQATFAQGTWAGALIVAGLAVASRRAAAFALGGAIVSTVLLIALGAGAATLADGLPGFDGALAALALMSRGPRAALAAAVLAALLQALAMRAGVTALTAPFVLASWLTVWVMRRFTLGDADVVIRTPS from the coding sequence ATGTCTACTGCCCAGCCCGCCTCGCCGTCGATCGACCTGCGCATCCTGCTGCGCGGCATCGGGCAGATCGTCCTGCAGGCCAACGCGCTCACCGGCGCGCTGCTGCTCGCCGCGCTGGCGCTGACCGACCTGCGGCTCGCATGCGCGGCGCTGCTCGGCTCGGCCGCCGCCAGCATGACCGCCGTGCTGACGGGCGCCGCGCGCCACGACGTCGAACAGGGGCTGCACGGCTTCAACGGCGCGCTCGCCGCGCTGGCCGCCGTCACGTTCGCGCCGCAGCCGCTCGCGGCCGTCGCGCTGGCGCCGCTGGCCGCGATCGGCGCGGCGCTCGTGCAGCGCGCGCTGCGCACGCCGCTCGCCCGCTGGCGCCAGTGCCCGTATTCGAGCCCGTGCCTCGCCGTCACCGCGCTGTGGCTGCCGTTTGTCGCGACGCAGCATGCGGGCGCGAGCGCAGCCGGCGTATCGTTGACGCTGCCGGCGTTCGCACCGGCGCTGCTCGCCGGCGTCGCGCAGGCCACCTTCGCGCAAGGCACGTGGGCCGGCGCGCTGATCGTCGCGGGCCTCGCCGTCGCGTCGCGCCGCGCGGCCGCGTTCGCGCTCGGCGGCGCGATCGTTTCGACCGTGCTGCTGATCGCGCTCGGCGCCGGCGCCGCGACGCTCGCGGACGGTCTGCCAGGCTTCGATGGCGCGCTCGCCGCACTGGCGCTGATGTCGCGCGGCCCGCGCGCCGCGTTGGCGGCCGCGGTGCTCGCCGCGCTGCTGCAGGCGCTCGCGATGCGCGCGGGCGTCACCGCCCTCACCGCGCCGTTCGTGCTGGCGTCGTGGCTCACCGTATGGGTCATGCGCCGCTTCACCCTGGGAGACGCCGATGTCGTCATTCGCACACCGTCCTGA
- a CDS encoding sulfonate ABC transporter substrate-binding protein, whose amino-acid sequence MIRFTRWIARTAAVTLVTLSAASAFAQGSADKVVRIGYQKAGLLSVVKAQGSLEARLKPLGYGVQWFEFPAGPQLLEALNANSIDFGYTGAPPPVFAQAAGVHFVYVGAEPPAPHNEAVLVKADSPIRSVAGLRGKKIALQKGSSANYLLLEALQKAGVRYDEIRPVYLAPADARAAFESGNVDAWVVWDPYYAAAQNTLKVRTLSDYTGLAATNNFYEATRDFAQRNPEIVAAILKQARETGLWVNTHPADTAALIAPKVGLPQPLVETWIKRVPFGAVPLDDRIVAAQQGVADAFHDAKLIPQKLVVGDNAWTDKRVATALAAK is encoded by the coding sequence ATGATTCGTTTCACCCGCTGGATCGCCCGCACCGCCGCCGTCACGCTCGTCACGCTGTCTGCGGCGTCGGCCTTCGCGCAAGGCAGCGCCGACAAGGTCGTGCGCATCGGCTACCAGAAGGCCGGCCTGCTGTCGGTCGTCAAGGCACAAGGTTCGCTCGAAGCGCGGCTCAAGCCGCTCGGTTATGGCGTCCAGTGGTTCGAATTCCCGGCCGGGCCGCAACTGCTCGAAGCACTGAACGCAAACAGCATCGACTTCGGCTATACGGGCGCGCCGCCGCCCGTGTTCGCGCAGGCGGCCGGCGTGCACTTCGTCTACGTCGGCGCGGAGCCGCCGGCGCCGCACAACGAAGCCGTGCTCGTGAAGGCCGATTCGCCGATCCGTTCGGTTGCGGGCCTGCGCGGCAAGAAGATCGCACTGCAGAAGGGCTCGAGCGCGAACTACCTGCTGCTCGAAGCCCTGCAGAAGGCCGGCGTGCGCTACGACGAAATCCGCCCCGTGTACCTTGCGCCGGCCGACGCGCGCGCCGCGTTCGAAAGCGGCAACGTCGATGCGTGGGTCGTCTGGGATCCGTACTATGCGGCCGCGCAAAACACGCTGAAGGTACGCACGCTGTCCGACTACACGGGCCTCGCGGCGACCAACAACTTCTACGAAGCGACGCGCGACTTCGCGCAGCGCAATCCGGAGATCGTCGCCGCGATCCTGAAGCAGGCGCGCGAGACGGGCCTGTGGGTCAACACGCATCCGGCCGACACCGCCGCGCTGATCGCGCCGAAGGTCGGCCTGCCGCAACCGCTCGTCGAGACGTGGATCAAGCGTGTCCCGTTTGGCGCGGTACCGCTCGACGACCGGATCGTCGCGGCCCAGCAAGGTGTCGCCGATGCGTTTCATGACGCGAAGCTGATTCCGCAGAAGCTCGTCGTCGGCGACAACGCGTGGACGGACAAGCGCGTGGCGACCGCGCTGGCGGCGAAGTAA
- a CDS encoding LysR family transcriptional regulator yields the protein MSWDDIRYFLAVMRGGSLSAAARTLQVQHSTVARRIDALESALGIRLFDRLPRGWPPTDEGLHLAEHAARLEADAHAFARAAQGTAALDGVVRVSASPVFASHFLAPRLARAQRAWPALRIDLMGEMHAANLYAREADLAVRLSRPTEPGLAARRLGTMRFALCASPEWADAPPDTWPFVGYDDALAQTPQQQWLERFAAGRRFAFVSNDLATLHRACAAGAGVALLPRFLIGSLESTASPPPASLVELTAAPRCDIEREIWLVVHPDVRRSPRVQRVADAIADAVRAADGAL from the coding sequence ATGAGCTGGGACGACATCCGCTACTTCCTCGCGGTGATGCGCGGCGGCAGCCTGTCGGCGGCCGCGCGGACGCTGCAGGTTCAGCATTCGACGGTCGCGCGCCGCATCGACGCGCTGGAATCCGCGCTCGGCATCCGGCTGTTCGACCGGCTGCCGCGCGGCTGGCCGCCCACCGACGAAGGGCTGCACCTTGCCGAGCACGCCGCCCGCCTCGAAGCGGACGCGCATGCGTTCGCGCGCGCCGCCCAGGGTACGGCGGCGCTTGACGGCGTGGTACGCGTATCGGCTTCGCCGGTGTTCGCCAGCCATTTCCTCGCGCCGCGCCTGGCGCGCGCGCAGCGCGCATGGCCGGCGCTGCGGATCGACCTGATGGGCGAGATGCATGCGGCGAACCTGTACGCGCGCGAAGCCGATCTCGCGGTGCGGCTGTCGCGGCCGACCGAACCGGGGCTCGCCGCGCGCCGGCTCGGCACGATGCGCTTCGCGCTGTGCGCGTCGCCGGAATGGGCAGACGCCCCGCCCGACACCTGGCCGTTCGTCGGCTACGACGACGCGCTCGCGCAAACGCCGCAGCAGCAGTGGCTCGAGCGTTTCGCGGCCGGGCGCCGTTTCGCGTTCGTGTCGAACGATCTGGCGACGCTGCACCGCGCGTGCGCGGCGGGCGCCGGCGTCGCGCTGCTGCCGCGCTTTCTAATAGGCTCGCTCGAGTCAACTGCCTCGCCCCCGCCCGCGTCGCTCGTCGAACTGACGGCCGCGCCGCGTTGCGACATCGAGCGCGAGATCTGGCTTGTCGTCCACCCGGACGTGCGCCGCTCGCCGCGCGTACAGCGCGTCGCGGATGCGATCGCCGATGCGGTTCGCGCGGCGGACGGCGCGCTGTAG
- a CDS encoding MerR family transcriptional regulator, translating to MSKQTHSTPDEAAPDSRNEYTVDELARVSDTTVRNVRAYQDRGLLAPPEKRGRVGIYDDTHVARLKLINHLLARGYTLSNIQDLIKAIDEGHDLRSILGLENAIGGRWSHELPKTYSLAALAQMFGPQATTQLSRVTELGLLERRGLSFVAKSPALLEAAAAMTKEGIPPRELLDVISLARPHFDAIARLLVDLVVKRLDRYDAGTLPPATDVPELVDAIWRLRPLAAVFVEGETNRALETAASAYLGGRVATILDKTLSDEAARQSGTPPSEHDDEA from the coding sequence ATGTCAAAACAGACTCATTCCACACCCGACGAGGCGGCACCGGACTCCCGCAACGAGTACACGGTCGACGAGCTTGCGCGCGTGTCCGACACGACCGTGCGCAATGTCCGCGCGTACCAGGATCGCGGCTTGCTCGCGCCGCCGGAAAAGCGCGGCCGCGTCGGCATCTACGACGACACGCACGTCGCGCGCCTGAAGCTGATCAACCACCTGCTCGCGCGCGGTTATACGCTGTCGAACATCCAGGACCTGATCAAGGCGATCGACGAAGGCCACGACCTGCGCTCGATCCTCGGCCTCGAAAACGCGATCGGCGGCCGCTGGTCGCACGAACTGCCGAAAACCTATTCGCTCGCCGCGCTCGCGCAGATGTTCGGCCCGCAGGCGACCACCCAGCTGTCGCGCGTCACCGAGCTCGGCCTGCTCGAACGGCGCGGCCTGTCGTTCGTCGCGAAGAGCCCCGCGCTGCTCGAAGCGGCGGCCGCCATGACGAAGGAAGGCATCCCGCCGCGCGAACTGCTCGACGTGATCAGCCTCGCGCGGCCGCATTTCGACGCGATCGCGCGGCTGCTCGTCGATCTCGTCGTAAAGCGGCTCGACCGCTACGACGCCGGCACGCTGCCGCCCGCCACCGACGTGCCCGAACTGGTCGACGCGATCTGGCGCCTGCGCCCGCTCGCGGCCGTGTTCGTCGAAGGCGAGACGAACCGCGCGCTGGAAACCGCGGCGAGCGCCTACCTCGGCGGCCGCGTCGCGACGATCCTCGACAAGACGCTCAGCGACGAGGCCGCGCGGCAGTCCGGCACGCCGCCATCGGAACACGACGACGAAGCATAG
- a CDS encoding GNAT family N-acetyltransferase, translating into MDQHEDFIVRTMSADEVAMSVEWAAAEGWNPGLHDPACFREADPAGFFVGVWRGEPVACIAAVAYDERFGFIGLYIVKPGFRGKGFGIRTWQHGMRYLAERNIGLDGVVAQQANYRKSGFALAYRNIRYQGRVDGIGCAHVTAAADVPFAQLLAYDRQCFPAARGRFVSAWIAQPDAVALATLDAGRVAGYGVVRRCKAGCKIGPLFADDAGVATGLFRALAARMPGEVIVLDVPETNPAAVALAERHGMTSVFETARMFTQDAPAIAIDRVFGVTSFELG; encoded by the coding sequence ATGGATCAACACGAAGACTTCATCGTGCGCACCATGTCGGCCGACGAGGTAGCCATGTCGGTCGAATGGGCGGCTGCGGAAGGCTGGAATCCCGGCCTGCATGATCCGGCCTGTTTCAGGGAAGCCGACCCGGCCGGATTCTTCGTCGGCGTCTGGCGCGGCGAGCCCGTCGCGTGCATCGCCGCCGTCGCCTACGACGAACGCTTCGGTTTCATCGGTCTCTACATCGTGAAACCCGGGTTTCGCGGCAAGGGCTTCGGCATCCGAACCTGGCAGCACGGCATGCGTTACCTCGCCGAACGCAACATCGGGCTCGATGGTGTCGTGGCCCAGCAGGCCAACTACCGGAAGTCCGGCTTCGCGCTCGCGTACCGCAACATCCGCTATCAGGGGCGCGTGGACGGCATCGGGTGCGCGCACGTGACAGCCGCGGCCGACGTGCCGTTCGCGCAGTTGCTCGCCTACGACCGCCAGTGCTTTCCAGCGGCACGCGGGCGTTTCGTCTCCGCGTGGATCGCGCAGCCGGATGCCGTGGCGCTCGCGACGCTCGACGCCGGCCGTGTCGCCGGATACGGTGTCGTGCGCCGCTGCAAGGCGGGCTGCAAGATCGGCCCGCTGTTCGCCGACGACGCAGGCGTTGCCACCGGGCTGTTTCGCGCGCTGGCCGCGCGCATGCCCGGCGAGGTCATCGTGCTCGACGTGCCGGAAACGAACCCCGCCGCCGTCGCGCTGGCGGAAAGGCACGGCATGACGAGCGTCTTCGAAACCGCGCGGATGTTCACGCAAGACGCGCCTGCGATCGCGATCGATCGCGTGTTCGGGGTGACGTCGTTCGAGCTGGGGTGA
- a CDS encoding GNAT family N-acetyltransferase → MPATPDTASSIVRDATDADLDAIHAIYAHHVHHSVASFEETPPDVAELRARRDAVLGHGLPYLVAECDGRVAGYAYATPYRARSAYRFTIEDSIYIDDAQRGRGIGRALLAALIERCEAGPWRQMIAVIADGGTGGSTSLHRAFGFEPAGMLKAAGFKHGRWIDTALLQRPLGDGAHDAPRPRP, encoded by the coding sequence ATGCCCGCCACTCCCGACACCGCTTCATCCATCGTCCGCGACGCGACCGACGCCGATCTCGACGCGATCCACGCGATCTATGCGCATCACGTGCATCACAGCGTCGCCTCCTTCGAGGAAACGCCGCCCGACGTCGCCGAACTGCGTGCGCGCCGCGACGCGGTACTGGGCCACGGGCTGCCGTACCTCGTCGCCGAATGCGACGGCCGCGTGGCCGGTTACGCGTACGCGACGCCGTACCGTGCGCGCAGCGCTTACCGCTTCACGATCGAGGATTCGATCTACATCGACGATGCGCAGCGCGGGCGAGGGATCGGCCGCGCGCTGCTCGCGGCGCTGATCGAGCGCTGCGAGGCCGGCCCGTGGCGGCAGATGATCGCGGTGATCGCCGATGGCGGCACCGGCGGCTCGACGTCGCTGCATCGCGCGTTCGGCTTCGAGCCGGCCGGCATGCTGAAGGCGGCCGGTTTCAAGCACGGCCGCTGGATCGATACGGCGCTGCTGCAGCGCCCGCTCGGCGACGGCGCGCACGACGCGCCCCGCCCCCGCCCGTGA
- a CDS encoding alpha/beta fold hydrolase — protein MARAHEMLTVQSGDVKLAVYVSGSRRAPPLILVHGYPDSAAVWAPIRARLAKRYRVIAYDVRGAGASDAPRRRADYTLERLAGDLKAVADATCGGRPFHLVGHDWGSIQCWEAVTDPAFRGRIASYTSISGPCLDHVFRAKMRLKQSLKSWYIAFFHLPVVPSLVWRLGGAALWPRWLQITERVRAERDPVQLKNALNGMQLYRANFLARARRPRERHAQAPVQILVPVRDRYVTPEMSVDLDRWLGDHVREEIDGSHWVVLRHPDIIASRIDRFASAHETKTAAPVQRIAGRRLNSVS, from the coding sequence ATGGCGCGCGCCCACGAGATGCTGACCGTCCAGTCCGGCGACGTGAAACTCGCCGTCTACGTGAGCGGGTCGCGTCGCGCCCCGCCGCTGATCCTCGTGCACGGCTACCCCGATTCGGCGGCCGTGTGGGCGCCGATCCGCGCGCGGCTCGCGAAGCGCTACCGCGTGATCGCGTACGACGTGCGCGGCGCCGGCGCGTCCGATGCACCGCGCCGACGCGCCGACTACACGCTCGAACGGCTCGCCGGCGACCTGAAGGCGGTGGCCGACGCGACCTGCGGCGGCCGGCCGTTCCATCTCGTCGGCCACGACTGGGGCTCGATCCAGTGCTGGGAGGCCGTGACCGACCCCGCGTTCCGCGGCCGGATCGCGTCGTACACGTCGATCTCGGGCCCCTGCCTCGATCACGTGTTCCGCGCGAAGATGCGGCTCAAGCAGAGCCTGAAGTCGTGGTACATCGCGTTCTTCCACTTGCCGGTCGTGCCGTCGCTGGTGTGGCGCCTCGGCGGCGCGGCGCTGTGGCCGCGCTGGCTGCAGATCACCGAACGCGTGCGTGCCGAGCGCGATCCCGTGCAACTGAAGAATGCGCTGAACGGCATGCAGCTTTACCGCGCGAACTTCCTTGCGCGGGCCCGGCGGCCGCGCGAGCGTCACGCACAGGCGCCGGTGCAGATCCTCGTGCCGGTGCGCGACCGCTACGTGACGCCCGAGATGTCGGTCGACCTCGACCGCTGGCTCGGCGACCACGTGCGCGAGGAAATCGACGGCAGCCACTGGGTCGTGCTGCGCCACCCCGACATCATCGCGTCGCGGATCGACCGCTTCGCGTCCGCGCACGAGACGAAGACGGCCGCGCCCGTTCAGCGGATTGCCGGCAGGCGTCTGAACAGCGTCTCGTAG
- a CDS encoding SDR family NAD(P)-dependent oxidoreductase gives MRDFANKVAAITGAGSGMGRSLAIQLAQAGCHVSLADKNGVGLAETERIVRAIAPNVRVSTRVLDVGERDAMFAWADDTAKEHGKVNLIFNNAGVALSSTIEGMDYNDLEWIVNINFWGVVHGTKAFLPHLKASGDGHVINTSSLFGIFAQPGMSGYNATKFAVRGFTESLRQELDMMKCGVSATCVHPGGIRTNIAQASRVSKNMVGFMVASEQQGRDTFEKFFITTADDAARTILSGVRRNKRRVLIGRDARGADWLARILPAAYQALVVFATRHEAAKARRRAARAPAPAHATYNNAGNQGGEQS, from the coding sequence ATGAGAGATTTCGCCAACAAGGTCGCCGCGATCACGGGTGCCGGCTCGGGCATGGGCCGCTCGCTCGCGATCCAGCTCGCCCAGGCAGGCTGCCACGTGTCGCTCGCCGACAAGAACGGCGTGGGCCTCGCCGAAACCGAGCGAATCGTCCGTGCGATCGCGCCGAACGTGCGCGTATCGACGCGCGTGCTCGACGTCGGCGAGCGCGACGCGATGTTCGCGTGGGCCGACGACACCGCGAAGGAACACGGCAAGGTCAACCTGATCTTCAACAACGCGGGCGTCGCGTTGTCGAGCACGATCGAAGGGATGGACTACAACGATCTCGAGTGGATCGTGAACATCAATTTCTGGGGCGTCGTGCACGGCACGAAGGCATTCCTGCCGCACCTGAAGGCATCGGGCGACGGCCACGTGATCAATACGTCGAGCCTGTTCGGGATCTTCGCGCAACCGGGCATGAGCGGCTACAACGCGACCAAGTTCGCGGTGCGCGGCTTCACCGAATCGCTGCGCCAGGAACTCGACATGATGAAGTGCGGTGTGTCGGCGACCTGCGTGCATCCGGGCGGCATCCGCACGAACATCGCTCAGGCGAGCCGCGTGTCGAAGAACATGGTCGGCTTCATGGTCGCGAGCGAGCAGCAAGGCCGCGACACGTTCGAGAAGTTCTTCATCACGACCGCCGACGATGCCGCGCGCACGATCCTCTCGGGCGTGCGCAGGAACAAGCGCCGCGTCCTGATCGGCCGCGACGCGCGCGGCGCCGACTGGCTCGCGCGCATCCTGCCGGCCGCATATCAGGCACTGGTTGTGTTCGCAACCAGGCACGAGGCCGCGAAAGCGCGCCGCCGCGCCGCGCGCGCGCCCGCACCGGCCCACGCAACGTACAACAATGCAGGCAATCAGGGAGGAGAACAATCATGA
- a CDS encoding metal-dependent hydrolase: protein MMTPNMMPVRRDIRFALPPERARDWHVQGVPVTHFMNALSLLFPAGERFFMDSVRNYRDRIEDPELKKQVLGFIGQEAMHTREHIEYNDLLQASGLPAHKLDKRLWTILGWFKKVLPHSMQLAITIALEHYTAILANQLLSGHEHRIDGSVEGYQQMWMWHAMEETEHKAVSYDVWTTVMKPGLGSYLLRTGTMLTTTVFFWAIVFDFHVRLMRAHRREHGKFGGMWRLVKYLYSPKHGVFPSIAREWLDYFRPGFHPWDHDNHQYLQGLDTLLENIDATNARYAAQAAPRRVPLHPVAQA from the coding sequence ATGATGACCCCGAACATGATGCCGGTGCGGCGCGACATCCGTTTCGCGCTGCCCCCCGAACGCGCGCGCGACTGGCACGTGCAGGGCGTGCCGGTCACGCACTTCATGAACGCGCTGTCGCTGCTGTTTCCGGCCGGCGAACGCTTCTTCATGGATTCGGTGCGCAACTATCGCGACCGGATCGAGGATCCCGAGCTGAAGAAGCAGGTACTCGGCTTCATCGGCCAGGAAGCGATGCACACGCGCGAGCACATCGAATACAACGACCTGCTGCAGGCGTCGGGCCTCCCCGCGCACAAGCTCGACAAGCGCCTGTGGACGATCCTCGGCTGGTTCAAGAAGGTGCTGCCGCATTCGATGCAGCTCGCGATCACGATCGCGCTCGAGCACTACACGGCAATCCTCGCGAACCAGTTGCTGTCGGGCCACGAGCACCGGATCGACGGCTCGGTCGAAGGCTACCAGCAGATGTGGATGTGGCATGCGATGGAGGAAACCGAGCACAAGGCCGTGTCGTACGACGTATGGACCACCGTGATGAAGCCGGGCCTCGGCAGCTACCTGCTGCGCACGGGCACGATGCTGACGACGACCGTGTTCTTCTGGGCGATCGTGTTCGACTTCCACGTGCGCCTGATGCGCGCGCACCGTCGCGAACACGGCAAGTTCGGCGGCATGTGGCGGCTCGTGAAGTACCTGTACAGCCCGAAACACGGGGTGTTCCCGAGCATCGCGCGCGAATGGCTCGACTACTTCCGCCCCGGCTTCCACCCGTGGGACCACGACAACCACCAGTACCTGCAGGGGCTCGACACGCTGCTCGAGAACATCGACGCGACCAACGCGCGCTACGCCGCGCAAGCCGCCCCGCGCCGCGTGCCGCTGCACCCGGTTGCGCAGGCATGA
- a CDS encoding flavin-containing monooxygenase, giving the protein MNARTLPFGPPGHDGLDETIDIAIIGTGFAGLGMAIRLLQTGVTDFVVLEKAASVGGTWRDNHYPGCACDVQSHVYSFSFAPNPRWTRMFAPQPEIRAYLEDCVQRFGVGPHLRLNHELQRAEYDEAAQRWRLTFANGKRLSARVLVSGMGGLSRAALPSIPGVEHFKGRAFHSQHWDHDYALEGKRVAVIGTGASAIQFVPQIAPRVKALALFQRTPPWIMPKPDRNLTGFEKWLFRTLPFTQKAVRSSIYWMLESRVLGFAIHPSLMKNVQKLALRHIRKQIPDPELRRTVTPNYTLGCKRVLISNDYYPALSRKNVDVITTGIDHIEADAVVTTDGKRHEVDCLIYGTGFQVADPFPRGAIIGRGGLDIVDAWRDGAHAYLGSTLPGYPNFFMIVGPNTGLGHNSMVFMIESQIEYILGALQAMRRERADAIEVRPLVEAQFNSDLQGKLKKAIWSTGGCKSWYLDPRTGKNTTLWPGFTWRFRQATAHFSIADYHAYGVPRHDTAARPIAAPAASASAEAA; this is encoded by the coding sequence ATGAATGCTCGCACGTTGCCTTTCGGTCCGCCCGGCCACGACGGCCTGGACGAAACCATCGACATCGCCATCATCGGCACCGGCTTCGCCGGCCTCGGCATGGCGATCCGCCTGCTGCAAACAGGCGTGACCGACTTCGTCGTCCTCGAGAAGGCCGCGTCGGTCGGCGGCACGTGGCGCGACAATCATTACCCCGGGTGTGCATGCGACGTGCAATCGCACGTCTATTCGTTCTCGTTCGCGCCGAACCCGCGCTGGACGCGCATGTTCGCACCGCAGCCGGAGATCCGCGCGTACCTGGAAGACTGCGTGCAGCGCTTCGGCGTCGGCCCGCACCTGCGCCTGAACCACGAGCTGCAGCGCGCCGAGTACGATGAAGCCGCGCAACGCTGGCGCCTCACGTTCGCGAACGGCAAGCGGCTGTCGGCACGCGTGCTGGTGTCCGGGATGGGCGGCCTGTCGCGCGCCGCGCTGCCGTCGATTCCCGGCGTCGAGCACTTCAAGGGCCGCGCATTCCATTCGCAGCACTGGGATCACGACTATGCGCTCGAAGGCAAGCGCGTCGCGGTGATCGGCACCGGCGCGAGCGCCATCCAGTTCGTGCCGCAGATCGCGCCGCGCGTGAAGGCTCTCGCGCTGTTCCAGCGCACGCCGCCGTGGATCATGCCGAAGCCCGACCGCAACCTGACCGGGTTCGAGAAGTGGCTGTTCCGCACGCTGCCGTTCACGCAGAAGGCCGTGCGCAGCAGCATCTACTGGATGCTCGAATCGCGCGTGCTCGGCTTCGCGATCCATCCGTCGCTGATGAAGAACGTGCAGAAGCTCGCACTGCGCCACATCCGCAAGCAGATTCCCGATCCGGAGCTGCGCAGGACCGTCACGCCGAACTACACGCTCGGCTGCAAGCGCGTGCTGATCTCGAACGACTACTACCCGGCGCTGTCGCGCAAGAACGTCGACGTGATCACGACCGGCATCGACCACATCGAAGCCGACGCGGTCGTGACGACCGATGGCAAGCGCCATGAAGTCGACTGCCTGATCTACGGCACCGGCTTCCAGGTGGCCGATCCGTTTCCGCGCGGCGCGATCATCGGCCGCGGCGGGCTCGACATCGTCGACGCATGGCGCGACGGCGCGCACGCGTATCTCGGCTCGACGCTGCCCGGTTACCCGAACTTCTTCATGATCGTCGGTCCGAACACGGGCCTCGGCCACAACTCGATGGTGTTCATGATCGAGTCGCAGATCGAGTACATCCTCGGCGCGTTGCAGGCGATGCGTCGCGAACGCGCGGATGCGATCGAGGTGCGCCCGCTCGTCGAGGCGCAATTCAACAGCGACCTGCAGGGCAAGCTGAAAAAGGCGATCTGGTCGACGGGCGGCTGCAAGAGCTGGTACCTCGATCCGCGCACCGGCAAGAACACCACGCTGTGGCCAGGCTTCACCTGGCGCTTCCGCCAGGCGACCGCGCATTTCTCGATCGCCGATTACCACGCGTACGGCGTCCCGCGACACGACACGGCCGCGCGGCCGATCGCCGCGCCCGCCGCTTCCGCTTCCGCCGAAGCCGCCTGA
- a CDS encoding lysoplasmalogenase, protein MIATLPATYRRLWPLAVVAALLYGLSLAAAPYPGQAAAKAAMGILLLAAGSTCGAARERAWLCAALVTAVLGDVLLALPDWPLSFVLGLGAFLLTHLCYCAIFMRWRARPHGWRVVALVGLWIAAPAFYIAFFPHLGELLAPVAVYMLVLCAMASFALAARTRGPLVAVGSLIFVGSDTLIGVGRFLGGFPGIDYLIWSLYALAQVTIVAGVFHETVGRSIRP, encoded by the coding sequence TTGATCGCCACGCTTCCCGCCACCTACCGCCGGCTCTGGCCGCTCGCGGTCGTCGCCGCGCTGCTGTACGGGCTGTCGCTCGCCGCCGCGCCCTATCCCGGCCAGGCCGCCGCGAAAGCCGCGATGGGCATCCTGCTGCTCGCGGCGGGCAGCACCTGCGGCGCGGCGCGCGAACGCGCGTGGCTGTGCGCGGCGCTCGTGACCGCCGTACTCGGCGACGTGCTGCTCGCGCTGCCCGACTGGCCGCTGTCGTTCGTCCTCGGCCTCGGCGCGTTCCTGCTCACGCACCTGTGCTATTGCGCGATCTTCATGCGCTGGCGCGCTCGGCCGCACGGCTGGCGCGTCGTCGCCCTCGTCGGGCTGTGGATCGCCGCCCCGGCGTTCTACATAGCGTTCTTCCCGCACCTCGGCGAGCTGCTCGCCCCCGTCGCCGTCTACATGCTCGTGCTGTGCGCGATGGCGAGCTTCGCGCTCGCGGCCCGCACGCGCGGCCCGCTGGTGGCCGTCGGCAGCCTGATCTTCGTCGGCTCCGATACGCTGATCGGCGTCGGCCGCTTCCTCGGCGGCTTTCCGGGCATCGATTACCTGATCTGGAGCCTCTACGCGCTCGCGCAGGTCACGATCGTGGCCGGGGTTTTCCATGAGACGGTCGGCCGTTCGATCCGCCCGTGA